The sequence TTCACATCTGGTGTGCAATatcacgaaaaaaattttaatacgaaTTCCATGGACCAGGCCATAACTGTGTGTAAAAATCAACAAAAGTATACATGTTAcaatatacattttatattttcctaCTACATTCAAGTACCACTAAAAATTCTTAATATTAAATACTTAGCCTGTGAACATTCTCGTAATATTTATCACATAGCCTCTGAAAGGCAATTTCATTTACAAACCACCACATTTTCAATGATAGTCACtttttacatgtaaaaaaattgaaaataacatccggaatgaaaaaaaattgaggaCATAGCCCTCATTATTATAGGAGAATGTTCACAGTACTTAATTTCACACAATAAGACAACCTACAGCTTAGCCCAGCAAGAAACACAACATATACATTAAGACACTATGACTAAATCACCTACCCTTCATAAAATGGCATTCGAAATGCCTGACTTCTATTTTCGTAACCCACCATGAAAACATCAGCATTAACCAGGCATTACAAATGACACTATGCAACAGTCACAATATTTTTTCACTTTTGTTtgcttataaatatttatttaatactcGTAAAACCTAAATTAACTTTTCCGATGGTTCCGAAAAAATTTTTTGCGAGGCCTTACAAACAGGCATACATTAATCTCAGAgtctgtaatttcagttaatgatTTTAATGTAGTTATGACAACGTATGCATAAGCCAATGAAAGCATACCCCAGTACTTTTACTTCAGCAACATTCTTACAACATCCACAACAGAATAAAACAtgatcgccaaaatttcaatttcaatattttatttattggctaagaaaggaaaataaacagCATTACAAAACGTGGTATATCAATGTTGAAATCACTCGATAACGGAAGTTTTACTAGAGCAGCATCGCTAAGAACAACAGTTGTAATTATGCAGAGTGTGGGTCATGCGTAAGGAACTATGAAACAACTAGCATTTATCATGAAcgtaaaatagtttttgatgCGGCCAACTGTTCTGAAAACTCGCCGACACCCGCAGGTTTTTTAACTGCAGTCCACTCACATTTCATTCGCTACACTGCAGAGTGTAAAGCATTAACGCGCCTTTAAGTCATTTCAACCAcaaatagggatttttttttttttacttatcatGAAActgtacacttaaaaaaaaaaaaaaaaaaaaaacatactttgttTGATGACCGTTTGAGAAAACATGTCGACGGTTATACCTGTCCACTCAGATGAATACAACATTTTTCtgatttttctctctctctccccccccccccccccccccacacacacacacaaaataaaatatgtgctGTAGTTGCACGGCATTGAATAAATTAAGGGCGTGGACCCCAGAACTGCGGCCGTGCGCGGGGAAACTGAAGGACACAAAAGGCAGGCGTGCGCGCTGGGCGGTGGGCAGTCCCCCATCAACGATTCGCTCTCCTCATCGCCTTCTTTATTCTGCGGGGCTGGGCGGGCGTTCCGGCCGCTGGGTTGGCCCTGCGGGACAAGACAAGTGTTCAGCGCGCTCCCCTGCAACTTCTAGGCACGCAAGCCCACGActcgatgtaagtttttggacatgcgccattgctaagaactttttctgttgaaaaactaaaaaataaagtaaataaattaataaataaataaaaataccccaaaaaaaaacacaaaattaagcaaacaattgctgttgtcgacaaggatatgaacaccacaaaatattccaaaacaggaatatggtcaaacaaacaaagaaaaacaaagaaaaatgtgctaagagaacgaaaaaaaaaacccccccacgaatgatgacaacacaaaaaatattgaacccaaaataattcagcacaacagttgaaacgaaacaaaaacactacaaaacgaaaagacaaacgaacacaatagttttaccaaaacagaaacaagcccaCATTACTCAGGTTTCTAGTGAATGTTTTATCACGCCCCTGAACACCAGTAAACTACCAGAATTTTTCGAGCTTTCAAATCAGGCTCATAGTCGACTGCTTGAAACTCAAATCGACTCGAAATCACGAATACCTGTGCACCCCTAATTATTTCCATGACTTgaagtaagcttttggacatacctacgccattgcttagcacatgtatgtctgtagaaggaaaataaaaaaaaaaataaaaaaaaaaatgacaaaaaacacaaataaagcaaaaaatttgctgttgtcaggatttaacgccataCAATACTCCACAACGGGAATaaggtcaacaaacaaagaaaaacaagcaattttttgctttatttttttttgtcatttgtgttttttttttatagttttcttctacagacatacatgtgctaagcaatggcgtatgtccaaaagcttacttcaagtcatgcactcccattgcacaaatctttcaaagataatatttccaTGACATTTCCCGGATATCGAATAAAGTAAAACATCGCTTATTCAGCTCTGGTTCATCCGGATCagatttatatacattttatttaatgttcacattaATTTGACAACTTTATTCTACATCTACGCAAACAAAGGCGGTTAGCATACGATAATGTACCTGACCGTTCTTTATTCAAACACCATACTTGTTTGAAACGGAAGAAATGACGATGAACCGTGAACTGGCACCTTACTCAATCACCAAGTTTCTATCTCGACAGTTTGTGACGCAACTCGTCCAAACATTGTTTTGCGTGAGATTTCCTACCctttctactgcaacatttcatttGTGACAAAATTGCTGTAAAgtgcgtgctttttttttttcaaggaaaaagacaaaaaaattgacaaggaaataGTCTGCTGTCTTTTCTCTCttgggtaaaaaaattaatagatggGGAAGGGAAATACTTTtcctttgtaatttttgttagtgGAAGGATGAAGGGGAAGAGGGGAGGAAGGCCATAAAGGATGAAGAGAGGAAAGACCAAGGACATCAGTGCTTGGTTTCTTACAATaagctataaaaataaaatcttcacTTGTATTCTACCTGAGACATATGGCACAGCCCATATATGAGGGCGACCCTTACGGTGCAAATGTTGATTATGTGCCCAAAAGTAAGGGTGCGTCCCATACGAAGGGCCGACCCTTCTGCGAGTAATTACGGTACTGGAACTGCCTATTTATATCAGTTAAactgtaaaatgattttaaaaccttaaagtaaaggtttaataattactttatattgtcaaaatttttatattaatttttttagtgcaTCAGTTTTAAGTATAATCAATGGCAGAGAAagtataaacaaaaacatttatgaaaatttaatacaCAATTAAGTACGACAATGAAAGCCACTACACTAATGTCTAATACTTACAAATGTGGCTCAAGGcccatagagaaaaaaaaaaggtctttcAACATAGCATAAAGATTTTTTTGATTCATATAGTACTTTAAtgagacaataaaaaaaacaattaaaatttgaaactatttcagtaccagaaatattttcaaaccatgaaaaaattttgattttcattCTCCGCTAGTAACGAAGTTGTTTATTTCATCAGTTGTGGTTGTGTACTAATCataagtttttcaaaataaaattggttACATTATGAAAACAACAAGATCTTAGCTCTGGCCATATCCTTTAGCGTAATGGacagagacatgcaaaattagcggattcatttcgcgataggctagcatcaaaacaactataccttctagggatggggcgaccgaatccaatatccgccgaatccaccgaatcctagggattcgaaggttcggcgggtctgatataggattcgtcaaaggattcggtttttactatttacgggaaaaaaatacagtaaaactcgcttacgaggtcccgcatggtaggtttttccgtataaagcgtttacaTTGCCCGAGGgctcgtcatttacgccattaaatgtgtgatataatgtccgttaaaattttttctgaaacttcttgtctcaatTAATGAttaatggcacacgtaaatatgaagaaaagacaaattaacaacatacgaagaaatatggatgatgtaccataactacagtacaaacccaatagttattttaagataattaccataaaaagaacaagattctttgtataataccataattactacagaagcatgatagctaccatatttgcactatagttaccgtaacaactgagatgtatgtttaccgtgatagtaatgtattatttattatttatgacatattaaattaaagaacattgttaaaaaaaaaaaagggtgttaaaatttgatatgtacggttggcacatgttgctaagaaataatgcgatctgaaagaatgcagtactactacgaaaagtgaaaatgctactcgtggatttttaggttatggcagtctctttcgtttttcagtaatatcggccgaaaattaacgagcgtactgtatcggaagtcggcagaaatgccgattcaactaaatattggcaaaatcggcttcttcaatacagctctacatttaatgacatgagtaaacatacttcagacttcaggatattgaaaaagactttaatttccatgtaggtttattgtgtgtatgttttttttgcaagtgtaaattgaatgaagtaaaatgtttttatttttattactttcaattgattaaactttaatgaccagttacagatatttgtgatactaattttgaggttaagcaattttactaaagcattccagccaagcaggttgccagcgagagacgcttctcttctgctggaaacactatctccaatcgtagagccaatttaactcctgaacgtgcagaacaaattattgttctgaatgatagattaaagaacagaatttaatactctgtgacaatctctctcagaattattgtgctgaaaagtggaaatgttgaaacaatgtgaatgtacttttcaaacaacatgatttttggtgctaagtttgttgaagctcagtaaggactccagaaaaattgtgagggtgaaatttttccaaagatatgttacatttacacaaacatatacttggttatgttagttggatgatatcagttactaatgaacaaatggaaacaggtaagattcaatgaaaaaaaatgttattttttttctagcagtgcaaaatgtaaacacacactgtaaatagttacccaaaattaataagcccacttcattttaatactttattcaaacatattaagtttaagataaaaataatttcccaaaagtgtaactgtaccacaaaagctcgagctcggctcgaagtaaaattcttaggctcgcagacctctagcttatttatagaaaaaatcctaaccgctaatctgtactaaaactgaaatttctcaagaaaaaattgtctttatatatacttataccagaaatgtaccaatctacatgtgataaagtcaagggacttttagtgcaagcacaatacatctcacttacattagatatgtggacatcatctattaaaagattcgggtttgggttcgagattcggcaattccagtcgaggattcgagttaggattcggattcgaggaaatcaggattcgccccatccctaataccttcgtaccgcttctgcgaatGGCCCACATTTGATTCCGGGGAACTGCGAGCCAAAGGGAAAagctaaaccaagaaagtgccgaatcaaGGGACAGcctagtcgagacgtctcacgcgccagtagccaatgaacatggtggtcatttccgcgagtattcaaaggactgtggagtctatcctagaggtcaatgaatccgcgaatattgcaggtctctgGCAACGGAGGAGCGACGGAGGTACTCACGAGAAGACCGGCGTCTCGCCGCCGGTGAAGTTGAAGGTCGGCTTGGCGTTGGGGTCGAACTGCATCGGGGCGGCCGCCACGAACGAGAAGGGCTGCGCGGGGCCGGGGGCCGAGGCCGGAGGGGCGGGGGGCCGGGCCCCGGGGAAGCCGAACGCGCCAGTGTTGGACTGCCCGAAGCTGAAGCCCCCAGCGGCGAACCCGCCGGCGGCGGCGTTGGGTCCCCCGAAGCCGGCCGGCGCCTGGGCCGCGCCGAACACGGAGCCCGCGGCCGGAGACGCGGGGCTCCCGCCGAAGCCGaacggctgctgctgctgctgctgctgggccGAAGACCCGAAGCCGAAGCCCGGGCGCTGCTGGCTGCCCACGTTGGCGCTGCCGAAGCTGAAGTCCGGCTTGCCCGCCGCGCCGGGCTGGCCGCCGGCGAACTGGAACTGCGGCGCGGCGGCACGCGCCCCGAAGGCGAACGGCGCCGCGGGCTTCTCCGAAGACTTCGCGTCGCTGGCCGACCCCCCGAACACCTGAGCGGCCGCCGAGCTCCCGAAGCTCTGGGTCGGGGTCGTGCCGGAACCAAACGCGGACGCAGTGGTGCTGGGGGCGGCGAAGCCCGGCTGGAGCGCCGCCCCGAATGCCGGGGCGGAAGCGGAGCCCGCCCCGAAGTTTGACCCGCCGAAACTTGTGGCCGGGGCCGAGGCGCCGAAGCTCGGAGTCGACGGGGAGCCCCCGAAAACCGGCGCTGCCGCGCTCGTGTTGCTGGCGAACATAGACGGTGCGGCAGAAGTCACAGCCGTGCCGAATGCGGGAGGAGCCACGGACTTAGCGACCCCAAACGCAGGCGATGGCGCGGTGGTGGCGGCTCCGAACACCAGGGTCGCAGTGTTGGTGGTGGTTCCGAAAACCGGAGAAGCCGTCGTCGCGGCGTCGGTGGCTCCGAACAGAGAAGACGCCGTGACGGACGCCGCTCCGAACCCGGATGTTGCAGTGGTGGCGGCGGCGCCAAACGTCGGCGCTTTTGCAGCGGAGGCGGCTCCGAACATCGGAGGCGCCGTGGTGGTGGCGGGAGCCGAGGTAGTCCCGAACAGCGGCGTCGCCTTGGAGTTGGTGGTGGTTCCGAACATTGGCGCCGTGGTAGCAGCGGTGGCAGCAAACGCCGGGGTCGTGGAGGCTCCAAACACAGAGGATGCTGTGGTGGAGGTAGCTCCGAAGACCGGTGCAGGGGCGGTGGCTGCAGTCTTGGTGGCGCCGAGCCCGAACACGGATGGTGTGGTGGACGTGGAAGAAGAGAACGCAGGTGGTATTCCCGTGAGAGCGGGCGTCAAGGTGGTTGCCCCGGACCCAAACGCTTGGGCCGTGGTTGAAGGTGCTCCAAACAGGGCCGCGGACGGGTTCAGGGCGAAACTCGCCGCTGGCGGGGTGCCGAAAGCCGTCCCCGAGCCGACGGAGACTGCCGCCGGCGTGCTTCCGGCGACGGATACTGCGCTGCTGATCGGTGCGGCCGGAGTCCCCGAAGATGCAGGGGTCCCGAACGTGATCGCTTTGGAGGCACTTGGCGACGAATTGACGGGAGAGGAACCGAACGCAGTTACCAGTTTCGAGTTCGAGCCTGCAGTGCCCACGTCGCTCACAGCCGAGCCGGGCCATGAACCACCATCGGTCGTTTGCTTGCTGGAAACATTCCTTTTCCTCGGCGGATCAGAATCGCTGGGAGATGCTCTTGAAAACAACGTGACCGCAGAGGGTGAAGGAGTTGTGACCTCGGATGATTTGGAAGCACTGGGCACGGTGGCACCGTCAGCAGGGACGAACAAGCTGCCAGGCACAGCACTGGCCGAAGTCTTAAGAATGGGAGCTACTCTCCCTGTTAAACTACCGGGGGAAAAATTGAAACTGGCATTTGCGGCCAGAGAAGTTTTAGGTGAGATGGCGTTATTCTTGGGAGACGAAAAAGGTGAATTAGAAGGGGTGGGTGTTGGTGCCACAGACGAACTTACTATCTGTTTTGGTGAATTATCCGACGAAGAACTGAAACCTTTTGAAGGCTCAAAgcaaaaagtaattttcttaGTGCTGGAGTTACCATCTGTCCCATCTATAGACTTCGTTTCTGTGCTATCATCTAAACGATCTTCCCCATTAGGACGTTTTCTTGAAGTACCTATGTTGTTTGCAGATGTGcttttattttcagaatttttaaatgaAGCAGAAAAAGGTGCAACACCAGCGTTGCCAGACGACACCACAACTGTATCAGCATTACTTAGTTGGGATTTTGCCGCTGTTGTAGTCGGGATGCCAAACGAAAAAGTGGTTGCGGCAGCTGTGGTCTTGGTGCTGCCCCCGAAATTGAAACCGCACACCGAACCAGCCGCCGCCGCGGCAGTGCCGTCCTTATCGCCAGCTTTGTCGACTCCAAATTTGAATTTGCTCGCTTCCGCCGGGATCTCGAACTTGAACTGGAGGCCAGACCGGTTCGAGTTCGGGTTGACGTAGTCGCACGAGCTGCACTTCTTCGTGCCCGGCTTGTTGCAGGCCATGCAGATGGTGCAGTACCACAGCTTGTCGAGCGTTTTCGACTCGTTTGCCGGACCTGGCGCGGGCTTCCCGCCGGACTGGCCCTTGTCCTGCTTCGACCGGGGCTTCTCCGTGGTGCACGCCTGGCAACTGACCGAACTCTCGGGGTTCCTCACCAGACAAACAGAGCACTCCCAGGTGCCGCCGGCGGGCTTGAACTTGTCCCCGAAGCCCGGCCGGGCGCACGTCTGCGGGTCGTGGGACTTCGCGCCCTCGGCCGCCGGCTTGGGGGCCGTGCAGGCGACGCACGACGCGTCCGTGTCCTTGTTGCGCACCATGCACGCCTGGCACTCCCACAGGCCGGCCGACAGCTTGAACCGGGCGCCGAAGCCGGCCGGAGACCGGTCTCGCGACTCGCCGCACGCACACACGCGGCTGCTGGCCGTGTTCCCTGCGACGCAGCTCTCGCACGGCCGATTCCCGCCGGTTCGCTCGCTCGCGTCACCGACACGCGTCTGAGTTCCCTCAAGTCTCTCGCTTCCCCCGCCCACGCTCGGGGCTCCCGGGGCCGGACCGTTCGACGGTTCGCGACCCCGACCACTTTGTTCCGACTCGCTCGGAGCGTTCGACGCCGAACTGCCCAGCGCACTGACGAGACCGCGCAGCGCACGCCTCTCCTCCTCCTCGTCCTGGGGGTCCAGCGGCCGCCTGAACGTGAACACCGGAACCTCCTGGCCGGCCGTCGGCGCGGGTTCCGTGGGGAGTCTCGAGGCCCCGGCGGCCCGGCCCGGCGAGATCGCTTGCACTGCGCCGCCGACGATGCTTGCGCCCGCGCCGCCCTTCGCGGAAGACGTTCCAAGTGTCGTCACCGGCGAACTGGCGGTGCTGAAGCCGAGGTCGAACTTGGGCAACGTCGTGATCGGAAGCGGAACGTTCGGAAGGTTGAGCGGCGCGGCGGTGTCTTCGAACGCACTGTTCTGCTTCGACTTCACCTTCGACACGTACTTGCTTCCACCCTGAAAATCTTCCAACCTGGGGgggaagagggaaaaaaaatttttttttatcattactacagttacaattcaaattttttaaaagacaAATACGTtactatatttataaaattaatatctgAGACTGGtgcctattttttttcttcttaaatgtACTATTCAATGGCAGAAAATACTTTTTACCTTGCAGAACAACTCACCCA comes from Bacillus rossius redtenbacheri isolate Brsri chromosome 18, Brsri_v3, whole genome shotgun sequence and encodes:
- the LOC134541383 gene encoding mucin-19; this translates as MADAPSSRSTYKRRGAKPYDISHSLVRRVASSVTQLLPRAAWLSQWLARPEPSPGPPAGPPEISEDEGGSSSSEDEEEEGEEGRKAAPAPGDRPRIPLDRTFPAGSFAVHQLNDTTVKAAGDEHRESEDRDDVPRAGGQEAGGARPPAGGQAGLVDAGRRRGRPGPGPAQLPPPGRDVRLADPGLPVARHPDAGVRAGQPGREGQRAEFRGDDQSFTSESTSVNSSLAAKSFHYKHLTVTPGSKKRRMVGEDDVNEEEQLEDVHQSRGPRSLNLDRKRARLAQSLNCSSASQHEATLGSRNPSFNVDVYPSRKGSESRASLLSSSFYAGETTYGGASAYDRRRNWLQEHSSSACFPRPGAVEVRPREGETAPRAAGAGVSRTARRILDALQQLSTPAREARGVPLPPPARQAAPGEGGPPARPPARPLSVPSVPDLLRLRQRERIRSSVSSARAVAAAARPEEYSLRLEDFQGGSKYVSKVKSKQNSAFEDTAAPLNLPNVPLPITTLPKFDLGFSTASSPVTTLGTSSAKGGAGASIVGGAVQAISPGRAAGASRLPTEPAPTAGQEVPVFTFRRPLDPQDEEEERRALRGLVSALGSSASNAPSESEQSGRGREPSNGPAPGAPSVGGGSERLEGTQTRVGDASERTGGNRPCESCVAGNTASSRVCACGESRDRSPAGFGARFKLSAGLWECQACMVRNKDTDASCVACTAPKPAAEGAKSHDPQTCARPGFGDKFKPAGGTWECSVCLVRNPESSVSCQACTTEKPRSKQDKGQSGGKPAPGPANESKTLDKLWYCTICMACNKPGTKKCSSCDYVNPNSNRSGLQFKFEIPAEASKFKFGVDKAGDKDGTAAAAAGSVCGFNFGGSTKTTAAATTFSFGIPTTTAAKSQLSNADTVVVSSGNAGVAPFSASFKNSENKSTSANNIGTSRKRPNGEDRLDDSTETKSIDGTDGNSSTKKITFCFEPSKGFSSSSDNSPKQIVSSSVAPTPTPSNSPFSSPKNNAISPKTSLAANASFNFSPGSLTGRVAPILKTSASAVPGSLFVPADGATVPSASKSSEVTTPSPSAVTLFSRASPSDSDPPRKRNVSSKQTTDGGSWPGSAVSDVGTAGSNSKLVTAFGSSPVNSSPSASKAITFGTPASSGTPAAPISSAVSVAGSTPAAVSVGSGTAFGTPPAASFALNPSAALFGAPSTTAQAFGSGATTLTPALTGIPPAFSSSTSTTPSVFGLGATKTAATAPAPVFGATSTTASSVFGASTTPAFAATAATTAPMFGTTTNSKATPLFGTTSAPATTTAPPMFGAASAAKAPTFGAAATTATSGFGAASVTASSLFGATDAATTASPVFGTTTNTATLVFGAATTAPSPAFGVAKSVAPPAFGTAVTSAAPSMFASNTSAAAPVFGGSPSTPSFGASAPATSFGGSNFGAGSASAPAFGAALQPGFAAPSTTASAFGSGTTPTQSFGSSAAAQVFGGSASDAKSSEKPAAPFAFGARAAAPQFQFAGGQPGAAGKPDFSFGSANVGSQQRPGFGFGSSAQQQQQQQPFGFGGSPASPAAGSVFGAAQAPAGFGGPNAAAGGFAAGGFSFGQSNTGAFGFPGARPPAPPASAPGPAQPFSFVAAAPMQFDPNAKPTFNFTGGETPVFSANPAAGTPAQPRRIKKAMRRANR